A part of Procambarus clarkii isolate CNS0578487 chromosome 21, FALCON_Pclarkii_2.0, whole genome shotgun sequence genomic DNA contains:
- the LOC138367298 gene encoding DNA-directed RNA polymerase II subunit RPB1-like, with product MEHPGEPCGSPTGSGSQVSHHHSQGPHHHSQGPHHHSQGPHHHSQEPHHHSQGTSPSQPGTSPSQSGTSPSQSGTSPSQSGTSSSVRDLTITVRDLIISQGPHHHGHGLHKSQSGTSPSVRYLTITVRDLTIIVRKFTITVRNLTITVRDLTITVRDLTITVRNLTITVRDLTITVRNLTITVRNLTITVRGPHHHSQGPHHHSQGPHHHSQEPHHHSQGPHHHSQGPHHHSQEPHHHSQGPHHHSQGPHHHSQGTSPSQSGTSPSQSGTSPSQSGTSPSQSGNLTITVRNLTITVRNLTITVKGPHHHSQGPHHKSGNITIIVRDNSKVKQYLIIIGTSPSVRKLTIMVKYLTIIVRYLTIIVRYLIIIFRDLTVIVRGPHHQSGTSTS from the exons ATGGAGCATCCAGGGGAGCCTTGTGGGTCTCCCAC CGGGTCGGGTAGTCAAGTGTCTCACCATCACAGCCAGGGACCTCACCATCATAGTCAGGGACCTCACCATCACAGTCAGGGACCTCACCATCACAGCCAGGAACCTCACCATCACAGCCAGGGAACCTCACCATCACAGCCAGGGACCTCACCATCACAGTCAGGGACCTCACCATCACAGTCAGGGACCTCACCATCACAGTCAGGGACCTCATCATCAGTCAGGGACCTCACCATCACAGTCAGGGACCTCATCATCAGTCAGGGACCTCACCATCATGGCCATGGACTTCACAAATCACAGTCAGGGACCTCACCATCAGTCAGGTATCTCACCATCACAGTCAGGGACCTCACCATCATAGTCAGGAAATTCACCATCACAGTCAGGAACCTCACCATCACAGTCAGGGACCTCACCATCACAGTCAGGGACCTCACCATCACAGTCAGGAACCTCACCATCACAGTCAGGGACCTCACCATCACAGTCAGGAACCTCACCATCACAGTCAGGAACCTCACCATCACAGTCAGGGGACCTCACCATCACAGTCAGGGACCTCACCATCATAGTCAGGGACCTCACCATCACAGTCAGGAACCTCACCATCACAGTCAGGGACCTCACCATCATAGTCAGGGACCTCACCATCATAGTCAGGAACCTCACCATCACAGTCAGGGACCTCACCATCACAGTCAGGGACCTCACCATCATAGTCAGGGGACCTCACCATCACAGTCAGGGACCTCACCATCACAGTCAGGAACCTCACCATCACAGTCAGGAACCTCACCATCACAGTCAGGGAACCTCACCATCACAGTCAGGAACCTCACTATCACAGTCAGGAACCTCACCATCACAGTCAAGGGACCTCACCATCATAGTCAGGGACCTCACCATAAGTCAGGTAACATCACCATCATAGTCAGGGACAATAGTAAAGTAAAACA GTACCTCATCATCATAGGGACTTCACCATCAGTCAGGAAACTCACCATCATGGTCAAGTACCTCACCATCATAGTCAGATACCTCACCATCATAGTCAGGTACCTCATCATCATATTCAGGGACCTCACCGTCATAGTCAGGGGACCTCACCATCAGTCAGGTACCTCAACATCATAG